The Oscillatoria sp. FACHB-1407 nucleotide sequence TATGGCGATCGTGCCAATTCTCAGGGGCACCCAGGTTAACCCCCAGACAATGCAAAGGGCACTAAACAGAAGCACATCTCGTGTAGCTGGAGCGGTTGCTTCGATTGGGTCGGCAGGTTGAGTAGACATCGTATACCCGGTGAACAGCGGTTGATTCTGCTCATCCTGTCATGGGAAGGATGGGATGCCTTCCAGTAAGTGGGTGATTTTGAAGGCGTGAGACACAAGTGAGACACAAAGAATAAAGAGCGAACTATTCATCCTTCATCCTTTATCCTTTATCCTTCATCCTCCATCCTTTACCTTTCATCCTTCATTCTTGATTCTTCTTTCCTGCTCGATTAGCTTTTATTCTTTTTGGTAAAAAGATCGGTGAACATCATCAGCATTCCGCCCAGGAAGATGGCGATCGCTAAGGCACCCGGTAGTACGGTCATCCAATCAATTGTTTCCATGCAGGTAGGGGTTTAAGGTAGGTGTTCAACTGGGATCGCACATCTGTGCTTTCTCTTCTTAAGGTAACCTGAGTTTGGTTCAGGGTTTGGATGGTTGAAACCGCTATTTTTGCGCAGATTGGTCTGCGAAACCTGCTCGTACCGTTGCGGGTTGATTCAATTCGCAGATTCTAAGGGGTTTTGATTTGATAGCTTTGGTCAGAAAGCTTAAGGCAGAGGTAATGGCTCAAATATAAATTACTTCAAGAGAAAATATTAAGAAGCTCGTAGTCTAGTTTTCACAGGGCGCGATCGCAGTTATTTTTATTTCTATGTTGCTCTGTAAAATTACTGAAATTTACACAATCCTTTATCCATAACTGCGTTAGCCATGGTGAATGATGCATCTTCCAAGCCGGAGCCATTACCTCTTCATGAGTTAATGGCGAGGGTACTGATGGCTCAGGAGCCATCCTCCCAACGCAAGCGTGATTTGATTCCTGCGTTGGGCACGATGCAGTCATTGAATCAAGCTCTGATCAAACGCCCTACTCTGGATTTCGTTAATGCCATTTTGCGTGGAATTGGACAAGTTATTTTTGTCAACAATCCAGTGAGTGGCTTACTAATCTTGTTGGCGTTGTTGTTTCAGTCGCCCTGGGTCGGAGGGATGGGATTGCTGGGTGGAATTGCTTCAACCCTGACAGCCATGTGGCTCAAGTTGGATCGAGAAGCGATTCGCAATGGCATTTTCGGCTATAACGGTATTCTTGTCGGAGCGGCACTGGCGACGTTTGGGGCAATTAATGCGAGCAATTTTCTGGCATGGGCGATCGCAATTATTGTTCTCTCAGCTCTGACAACCTGGCTGCTAAAAACGTTGGGTCTGTGGATCGTGACGACTTTAAAGTGCCCTGCTTTGACGGTGCCTTTTAATCTGGTGACGATTGGTTTTTTGGCGATCGCCCCACTGCTCTTTCCCGCTCTCTTTGCACGGTCAGTGGCAAGTCCTGCGGTGACGGCACCGCTTGATCCGGTTCCACTGGCGGAGTCGCTATTGACAGGGTTTGGACAGGTTTTTTTGGTGGATGATCTGATCGCGGCTTTACTGATCTTTGTGGCGATCGCAATTTGCACTCCCTTAGGAGCATTGGTGGGCTTGCTCGGTTCTATTTTGGGTGTCTTGGCGGGCTTCATCATGGGGGTTAGCCCAACGGCTCTTTACACGGGGTTGTGGGGCTACAATGCGGTGTTAACGGCGATCGCCATTGGCGGGATCTTTTATGCACCCAATCTGCGGAGTGTATTGATTGGGTTGGCATGTGCGTTTATATCGGGGTTGGTAGGGGGTGTGTTAAGCCTGTTGTTTAGCCCGTTGGGGTTGCCCAGTTTGACGCTGGCGTTTTGTCTGGTGACGATTGTGGCGTTTACGATCTTGCGGCGATCGCTCCCGTCTCAAGTCCCGGTTGACCTCTCGGCAATTACCAGTCCTGAAGAGCATCTGCAACGCTTTCATTTGGCTAAAGACATCATTTCTAACTTTCGTCGCCAGCTTGAAATTGCTATGTTGGGGGAGCAGCGGCGGTTTTTATTTGAGTCAGCACCAGCATCGGTGCGAGGTGATCTGCGATACTTATTTGATGCGATCGACACGAACCACAGCAACACGTTATCCACTCAAGAATTGACTCACCACCTGCATCAATCGGGTCAAGTCTGGTCAGATGAAGAGCTCAATTATCTGTTTAAATCCCTGGATGTCGATGGGAGTGGGGAGATTGATTTTGAGGAATTTGGGGAAATTATTTTGCGTCAACGTCGGTTTATGAGCAACTTTCACGAATTTATCACCTACTTTTTGCCGATCGATGCCAACGGAGACAAGGCGATCGGAGTAGATGAGATGAATGTTGCGTTGAACAGTGTGGGTGAATCTTCTTTGACCTCGAATGAGATTGAGTTTTTGCGATATCGAACAGGCACTCACACGATGACCTGGAACCAATTTATTGAAGTGTTGCTGGTAACTTGAATCAACTCGACCCTAGACAAAGCAAGAACTGACGATTACAAAGGTGGTTAGTCCCCCTTTTCTCCTGATAACCCAATAGGCATGAGTATCAAAACGCCTCCGAAAAGCCTGCCATTACGAATCATCCTCATTGTTGCCTTTGTAGGGCAGATTGTTAGTGCAGTGAGCCTGGTTGGGTATTTTTCATTTCGCAATGGTCAAAAAGCGGTTCACGATCTGGCGAGCCAATTGCGGGGTGAGGTGACTGCTCGAATTGAGCGGGAGTTGCGGGGGTATTTTGAAATTCCCCATGACATCAATCGCCTCAATGCTGATGCCCTGGCACGGGGTGATCTGGATGCGATCGATGCGACTCGTGGGGAAAGCCAGCTTTATCAGCAGATGGTGATTGCACCGACGGTGGCGTTTGTCTATTGCGGCAGTTCCCAACGGGGTGAGTTTTTTGGTGTGTTGCGATCGCCCGATGATGGCTCTTTGCAACTCTCCTACGGCAACCGCTCCAATAACTTTTTGCGCTACTACTATCACCTCAATGTGGCAGGCGATCGCACCTACCTGATTCGTCAAGCTGATAAACCCTTTGACGCACGACAACGTCCCTGGTTCAAACGCGCCATTTCAGCAGAACGCGCCATTTGGACAGATGTGTATATCGCCTTTACGACGGGTCTACCAAATATTACGGCTGCACTGCCAGTCTATGACCGCACCGGGCAACGACTGCTGGGAGTCTGTGCGACTGATGTGGTGTTGCCCGAAGAGTTTCGAGATTTTTTGCGGAATTTAGAGATTGGTCAAACGGGACAAGCCTTTGTGGTCGATCGACAGGGCAACTTGATCTCAAACTCTACAGATGAGCCCCTGATGATTGGGGAGGGGCAGAGTGCAAAACTGTTGCCAGCGACTGACAGTCAAGACCCACTCGTACGAGGAACAGCGCAGTACTTAATTGATCGCTTTGGAGCCATGAACAACATTGAGCGATCGCAGCAATTGGAGTTTTATCTGGATGGCAAACGGCAGTTTTTAGAGGTGGTTCCCTTTCGCGATCAGTATGGGTTGGACTGGTTGATTGCAGTGGTGGTGCCCGAAGCCGATTTTATGGGACAAATTAACGCCAACACCCGCAATACTGTTTTTCTATGCTTAATGACCCTGGCAGTGGCGATCGGAATTAGTTTTTTCACGGCTCGTTGGATGACACGTCCCATTTTGCGTGTTTCTCAGGCATCAACCGATATTGCCAAAGGGGATCTTGACCAGACGATCAATCCCAGTGCGATCGCTGAGATCAACCAGTTGGCGAATTCCTTTAACAGTATGAGCAAACAGCTTAAGGAGTCGTTCCACTCGCTGCGACAGAGCGAATCCGCCAATCGTGCTCTGGTTGAAGCGATTCCTGATTTGCTGTTACGGGTTAGTGGTGACGGCACCTATCTTCACAATGCGATCGGTTCTGATCGCTTACGACAGTTATTTGATAATGCTCCCATTCTGGCGAATAGCGATGTCCACGACACTCTGCCTCCAGAACAGGCACAACAACGGATGGAAGCGATTCAGCGAGCGTTGGAGACAAGAGCATTGCAAGTCTACGAACAACGACTGATGGCAGATGGCAAGCCGATCGACGAAGAAGTGCGAGTGGTGGTGATGGGCGAGAATGAGGTGCTGATTATGGTGCGCGACATTACCGATCGCAAGCGGGCAGAAGAGGCATTACGAATCGCAGAAGAAAATTATCGTGGTATTTACGAAAACGCGCTTGAAGGCATCTTCCAATCGACCCCGATAGGGCGATTTCTCAGCGTTAATCCAGCCATGGCACGCACGTTTGGCTACGACTCACCCGAAGAGATGGTTGAGACTATCACCGACATTGACCAGCAAATCCATGTCGATCCAGAAACGAGTCAGACATTAAAACGACGCTTAGAACAGGATGGTCGCGTCATTGAGTTTGAATATCGCGCTTATTGCAGGACTGGGGAGATTATTTGGGTGGAGGAGAGTACGCGGGCAGTACGCGACGATCGCGGCACGCTCCTCTATTACGAGGGCATTGTGCAGAACATCACGGAACGCAAACGCCGAGAAGAAAGATTGCGTTACCAATTAGAAGCCCTCAAAGTTGAGATTGACCAGAAATATCTCGATCAAGAGGTCAACCTTATTACTGAAAGCAGCTATTTTCAGGATTTGCAGGCTGAGTTAAGGCGAATGAATCCGGGTGATACAAAAGGGTAGAAGACAAATTCTTTCAGCAGTCCCTCTAATGCTTGCAGGGGTCTGGCACGCCAAACCCCTACGGAAATCATTGTATTCAGTAGACGCGAAACGATTAATCGCAGATCTCGCCTGTTCCCTTCGGCAATCCCTGGCAGATTTGTTCCTTCGTCAGGAATTCATCCTTAATCACGGTTTCCTCAATGTTGTTAATATCAACAACCTGCGGCATGGATAGCGCAGAGGGAATTTGTGCTCCATCATTAGTTTCGGTTGTTGCATTAACGAGTGCTGTTGTATCAGTCCCTTCACTCAAAGCTGCAACAATCTCGGCAGTTGCCGATGCAATTTCGATGATGGGTTTGTAGATGGTCATGCTTTGGTCACCTGTCAGGATTGCCTGGATGTTAGATGCATTGGCATCTTGTCCAGTCACCAAAACCTTGCCGTTGAGGTTTTGTTCACGCAGTGCGGCGATCGCCCCCGTTGAGAGGATATCACTCGCCGCATAGACCACCTGGATGTTGTTGTTCTCGCGGGTGAGCACCCCTTCAATCAACGATTGAGCCTCACCCAAATCCCAGTTGGGTGTGTATTGGTCAAACACCAAATTGAGTTCTCCACTATCAAACAATGGTTGTAGTTTGTTTAATGCACCCTGACGGAATTGCAATGCGTTGTTATCCGTTTGGGAACCGTTGAGCAACACAACATTGGCTCCCGATTTCAACCCATAATTGCCTGCTCTCAGTTGATCAATGATGTATTGTCCCTGCATTTCGCCAACTCGCACGTTGTCAAACGAGACGTAGAAAGCAAGGTCGTTATCTTGAATCAGGCGATCGTAAGCGATCACAGGAACCCCACTGGCTTTGGCTGACTGAACAATTGCAGAGGCCGTTTGACTGTCTTTTGCACCGATCACTAAGATGCAAGCCCCACGAGTTAAGACAGATTCTGCCTGGTTTTGCTGCGTCTCAGCATTGTTATTAGCATTGGCGTATTGAATCTCAACGTCCGGTACAGCGTTTCTAATTTCTTGTTCTAATAAGGGGCGATCGTAGGTTTCCCAGCGAGTGGAGGTATCGGTTTCAGGTAATAGAATGCCTACATTTTTACAGCCTTGTGCAGCCGGAAATGTTTCAGCTACATTTGTGGTTTGGTTTTCGCCTGTATTTTCACCTGCGTTTGAGTCAGCATTGGGTGAATTGTTTGTGCAAGCAGCTAACACATTGGCTGCTAATAAACTACCTAAAAAGACTGAGAAAAATCGACTTGAAGATAGATGTTTTTTGAGCATAGCTTTACAGTTTTGAAAGATGAAAATGAGGATTTATAACTGAAGTGATGTGGTCAATAAAGACCTGATCCCCACTTTATCTCATGATAAGAGGCTGATAAAAAAGCGATCGCAGTTAAAAAGCTGTGCAACAATTCTCAATGATTAAAAGCGATCTCTAAGGTGGTTTCATTCCAATTGTTTGAACTCATTTCTAATGAAAAACGAGAATAATTTCTTACTCTAAAGGTATTAAAATCTTTTTTCTAGAGATTTCCAAAGATAGCCATCGATCTTCTAATGTTCTATGAATAAGCTTCTAGGCTTATGTCAGTCTCTTTCAACGTGTTAGATTGAGCACTTTCTTGATGTAAGAACTCAAGTAAATTGAAGTAAATCGATTTAAAGAGTTGAAGTGTTAGAACGTAGAATTAATTGCTATTTTTGTCATCCCTCCACTAGATGAAATCCATAAATCTTCTGGCTTGAATTAGCACACTTTTACTTAAAATAAAACTTGATGAATGTAGTGGTTGGTGATCATTGAAGGCGATCGCCTCATTTAGGAAACGGCTTGGGTACTGTAGAAAATCTGCCCCCTCTCGTTTCTAGTTAGAAATAGAAACACAAATTTGAAAGCTTTGCCTTCCTAACTTGACCCAGAAATGACAGCGATCGCCCCAATCTGAGCAATTGTGTCCCTTCAACGGCTGCCGCTTTGAGGATTTGCCTGGATTGTTGATTGACATCTTCAACACTTACAAATCAATCAGCAATGTCAAGAAATGCTTATACAGAACTAACACATCAGCAAAAGTTGCAAACTGATAAGCAATATCAACGGACATTTATGTAAAAGTAACTATTGCATAAGCAAAAGCTGCAAACGAGTTTGTAATATCAATAAATGCTTATGCAGAATTAGCTAACACATTGCAAAAGCTGCAAATGAGTTCGCGAAATACATCATCCCTCAACTACTGACGATTCACGATTAGCACTTTGTTTACATGCAGAACATGCAGCAATCCTCTAGCCCCATTACGCTTGTCATTTCAGAAGTCGTTGAACCCGATCGAATTTCAGAATACGAAACCTGGACACAAGAAATAAACCATGCGGCTCAATCCTTTGAGGGCTTTCTAGAGGTTGAGATTATTCGCCCTCGCGACCATGACTACCCAGAGTACGTGATCGTCGTGAAATTCGATAACTACACTCACTTGAGAAACTGGTTAACCTCGTCTACTTATCAACACTGCATGGACAAATCCCGCCATCTCATCTCGGCGCGATCGCAACAACAATTGCCCACTGGGCTTGAGATGTGGTTTACCTTGCCGCAAACAGCATCCCGCAAACTCCCTCAACCTGCCTTTTACAAACAGGTGATTGTTGGTGTGTTGGCGGTTTATCCGCTTATCCTTCTGGCGAACGCACTGTTGGGTCCATTTCTCAAAGGCTTGCCATTCCTGTTGGGGCTATTAATTTCAGTCACCTTTGTCTCAACGTTGTTAACCTATCCGGTGATGCCCTGGCTCACGAAGCAACTCAATTTTTGGCTGTACCCTACTGCGACGAAGCGAACGAATAGAGGCGATCGCCTCCGAAAACGATAGCAATAACGATAGCCACTATGCCGGCATTGCAAATGCCATATTTTGGATTAGCAATACTTCTTGGTTTCAACGCATATTGACTACTTTTGAGGGGTTGTGTTGCGATCGCCGCTCTTGTAACGCCTTGTCAATCAGCTTCGCCACCAACCATGAGACAGATCGTTCCTCTGCCTCTGCCCACGCTTCCAACTCTTGTTTCCATTCGGGTGGAATGTAAGCGACGACTCGATCTAGTTCTGTTTTTCCGCCCATTCTGATTGCCTACCAAGATGGTTGTATTCCTACTATCCAGGATACAAGGCACAGACTAGTCCGTGCTGTGCTAGTCCGTGCTGTGTTATGCTGTGCTAGCATGGCATAGCATAATGCGGAAATTGTGATATGACTGACCTTCATCTGTTGACGAAACATCCACAGCCACAATCCCACCAGGGAATTGTGCTACTTTCCGCCAGAGAATTAGACAAGATGCGGCAAGTTGGACAACTGGCAGCCCAATTACTTCAACATCTGGAACCTCTCGTGCAACCAGGCGTTAGCACCCAAGATCTCAATGACGAAGCAGAGCAATGGACTCAAGCCCATGGGGCAACCAGTGCTCAGTTGGGCTACACGCCCCCCGGTCATCCACCCTTTCCTCGGTCAATTTGCACCAGCGTGAATGAGGTAGTTTGTCACGGCATTCCTCACCCTAAACAAATTCTTAAAGATGGAGATATCGTCAACATTGATGTCACTCCCCTGCTTGACGGTTATCACGGTGATACTTCTAAAACTTTTCTAGTCGGTAATCCATCTGTAACTGCTCGCAAGTTGGTTCAAGTTACCGAAGAAGCGATGCTGTTGGGAATTGCTGCGATTCGACCAGGTGCAAGAATCGGCGATATTGGAGCCGCGATTCAGGAACATGCAGAGGTAAATGGGTTTTCCGTAGTGCGAGACATGGTTGGTCATGGAGTCGGGCGACAATTTCACATGGCACCTCAAATTCCTCACTATGGCAAACGAGGCACTGGTTTGAAGTTGCGCCCTGGCATGGTCTTTACAGTGGAACCGATGCTTAATGCTGGACGATACGATATTAAAGTACTGGGCGATCGCTGGACAGTCGTTACTCAAGACGGAAATTTGTCTGCTCAGTTTGAACATACAGTCGTCGTCACTGAGCGGGGTGCCGAGATCCTGACACTCCCTTAACGTGAAGCATTTAATTGGACGGAGAGGGGGGGATTCGAACCCCCGTTGAGTTGCCCCAAACTTGATTTCGAGTCAAGCGCATTCAACCGCTCTGCCACCTCTCCAGATACGGTCTTAGCCTATTCTACACCTTACCGATGTCTAGCTTGCATCGTCTCTATTCAAGGCGGCTACAAAGCCTGTTTGGGGTGACCATTGCACGGCTCCAGCCTCACTGGTTACGTAGGTTTGCACCTGATGTTGTTGCAACCATGCGGCGGTATTGGGGGCAATGGATTGAGAGGCGATCGCCACCCTCGGCAGAATTTGCGCTAACACCGACGGACTCATTTCACTGCCGCTCCACCACAACACATCCGCCTGCGGTAGTTGTTGTGCTTCAATCAATTTTTGTGCAGCATCTGCACTGAGATCCTGTAACACTAACCATTGTTGCTCTGCGATATGTAGGTGTAGAACTAGCGGATTTGCCTGCACTAGCTGAATTTGCATCGCTCCGGCTGGCTCAATCTGTGTGGGCATAAGTGGAATGTAGTGTCCCTGGCGATCGCGCAGTTGCGTCAATATCTCCTGGTGAATCACTGAAGCAGCTTTGAGTTGAGCGGTTGCCCGACTTGCAGAATCAGATGCGGTTGATGATTCCAGCAATTGACCAAAATCAGGATTCTCAAAATAAGTTTGCACAGACTGTCCAGTCACAATTCGGAACCAACCCGCTGCACTGGTTGGATTGAGTGTTGGGGCGATCGCCCAATGAATTCGATTAATCCCCTGTCGCTTGAGAAACGGCAGAATTGTATAGGTTGCATCCGCTTCATCTCCTCCACTCAACAACAACACATCCTGTTTGTTTTGGACGACCAAAGCAGGGGCATCAGAGGTGGCTAAAACGGTGGCTTGTATCGTTGAAGTGTAGGCATAGCCTATGGGAATCCCAATCAAACCCATGGCAACAATGCCCGCAGCCCACCAATATCGCTGCCAACGGGGTCGCTGCCATACCAATCCGTAAAGCCCATACAGAGCGATGAGTTGAGCCCCTGAAATCGACCCAATGGCGATCGCATTTCCCGGTAATTGATTGGTAAACTCAGCCAGTTGAATAAACAAGTGGGTGGGTAAATACAATAGCCATGCTGCCCAACTTCCTGCAACAGGCACAATCAATCCAATCAATGCACTCATCGCACTCCCCAAACTAATCACCGTAATCAACGGAGCAACTAGAATGTTCAATACAATGCTGTACGGCGAAACCACACCAAACACATGCAGTTGCAACGGCAGTGTCCACAGATAAGCTGCAACTGGAACGGCTACAAAGGGGGCGATCGCAGTTGGCATCCAGTCCAACCATTGATTCAACACGGGTACTGTGACTAACAAACCAATGGTTGCTAAAAAGCTCAGTTGAAATCCTAAATCCCAAATCCAAAGCGGGTTATAGAGTAACAACAACGTAGCGGATAACAAGACCGACCCCATTGGCTTGATCTTTCGTTCTAATGTCAGTGCCACCAACGCTGCAAACCC carries:
- a CDS encoding ribbon-helix-helix domain-containing protein; this encodes MGGKTELDRVVAYIPPEWKQELEAWAEAEERSVSWLVAKLIDKALQERRSQHNPSKVVNMR
- a CDS encoding sugar ABC transporter substrate-binding protein; this translates as MLKKHLSSSRFFSVFLGSLLAANVLAACTNNSPNADSNAGENTGENQTTNVAETFPAAQGCKNVGILLPETDTSTRWETYDRPLLEQEIRNAVPDVEIQYANANNNAETQQNQAESVLTRGACILVIGAKDSQTASAIVQSAKASGVPVIAYDRLIQDNDLAFYVSFDNVRVGEMQGQYIIDQLRAGNYGLKSGANVVLLNGSQTDNNALQFRQGALNKLQPLFDSGELNLVFDQYTPNWDLGEAQSLIEGVLTRENNNIQVVYAASDILSTGAIAALREQNLNGKVLVTGQDANASNIQAILTGDQSMTIYKPIIEIASATAEIVAALSEGTDTTALVNATTETNDGAQIPSALSMPQVVDINNIEETVIKDEFLTKEQICQGLPKGTGEICD
- a CDS encoding antibiotic biosynthesis monooxygenase; amino-acid sequence: MQQSSSPITLVISEVVEPDRISEYETWTQEINHAAQSFEGFLEVEIIRPRDHDYPEYVIVVKFDNYTHLRNWLTSSTYQHCMDKSRHLISARSQQQLPTGLEMWFTLPQTASRKLPQPAFYKQVIVGVLAVYPLILLANALLGPFLKGLPFLLGLLISVTFVSTLLTYPVMPWLTKQLNFWLYPTATKRTNRGDRLRKR
- the map gene encoding type I methionyl aminopeptidase; the protein is MTDLHLLTKHPQPQSHQGIVLLSARELDKMRQVGQLAAQLLQHLEPLVQPGVSTQDLNDEAEQWTQAHGATSAQLGYTPPGHPPFPRSICTSVNEVVCHGIPHPKQILKDGDIVNIDVTPLLDGYHGDTSKTFLVGNPSVTARKLVQVTEEAMLLGIAAIRPGARIGDIGAAIQEHAEVNGFSVVRDMVGHGVGRQFHMAPQIPHYGKRGTGLKLRPGMVFTVEPMLNAGRYDIKVLGDRWTVVTQDGNLSAQFEHTVVVTERGAEILTLP
- a CDS encoding PAS domain S-box protein produces the protein MSIKTPPKSLPLRIILIVAFVGQIVSAVSLVGYFSFRNGQKAVHDLASQLRGEVTARIERELRGYFEIPHDINRLNADALARGDLDAIDATRGESQLYQQMVIAPTVAFVYCGSSQRGEFFGVLRSPDDGSLQLSYGNRSNNFLRYYYHLNVAGDRTYLIRQADKPFDARQRPWFKRAISAERAIWTDVYIAFTTGLPNITAALPVYDRTGQRLLGVCATDVVLPEEFRDFLRNLEIGQTGQAFVVDRQGNLISNSTDEPLMIGEGQSAKLLPATDSQDPLVRGTAQYLIDRFGAMNNIERSQQLEFYLDGKRQFLEVVPFRDQYGLDWLIAVVVPEADFMGQINANTRNTVFLCLMTLAVAIGISFFTARWMTRPILRVSQASTDIAKGDLDQTINPSAIAEINQLANSFNSMSKQLKESFHSLRQSESANRALVEAIPDLLLRVSGDGTYLHNAIGSDRLRQLFDNAPILANSDVHDTLPPEQAQQRMEAIQRALETRALQVYEQRLMADGKPIDEEVRVVVMGENEVLIMVRDITDRKRAEEALRIAEENYRGIYENALEGIFQSTPIGRFLSVNPAMARTFGYDSPEEMVETITDIDQQIHVDPETSQTLKRRLEQDGRVIEFEYRAYCRTGEIIWVEESTRAVRDDRGTLLYYEGIVQNITERKRREERLRYQLEALKVEIDQKYLDQEVNLITESSYFQDLQAELRRMNPGDTKG
- a CDS encoding urea transporter, which codes for MVNDASSKPEPLPLHELMARVLMAQEPSSQRKRDLIPALGTMQSLNQALIKRPTLDFVNAILRGIGQVIFVNNPVSGLLILLALLFQSPWVGGMGLLGGIASTLTAMWLKLDREAIRNGIFGYNGILVGAALATFGAINASNFLAWAIAIIVLSALTTWLLKTLGLWIVTTLKCPALTVPFNLVTIGFLAIAPLLFPALFARSVASPAVTAPLDPVPLAESLLTGFGQVFLVDDLIAALLIFVAIAICTPLGALVGLLGSILGVLAGFIMGVSPTALYTGLWGYNAVLTAIAIGGIFYAPNLRSVLIGLACAFISGLVGGVLSLLFSPLGLPSLTLAFCLVTIVAFTILRRSLPSQVPVDLSAITSPEEHLQRFHLAKDIISNFRRQLEIAMLGEQRRFLFESAPASVRGDLRYLFDAIDTNHSNTLSTQELTHHLHQSGQVWSDEELNYLFKSLDVDGSGEIDFEEFGEIILRQRRFMSNFHEFITYFLPIDANGDKAIGVDEMNVALNSVGESSLTSNEIEFLRYRTGTHTMTWNQFIEVLLVT
- a CDS encoding ComEC/Rec2 family competence protein, producing the protein MTVVVLTLICLAYVVGLVFTAIPGKLIGLPLGAIALLVGGAIAPFLMPRLWRSGVKPGVWTFVGIVGFCATLYFHVRVPQPDIEDVSRLAISRDVAVGQVAAPKPSTFEIQGRIETAPRLTRSQKIQFEFEASQALEIQANGQSTAPKRVTGRLYVTVPLLQGTGLYPGQQVAVTGVLYKPQGALNPGGFDFQQYLARQGIFAGLRGKRVDLMSERRSPPILWQIRQRIVRSQVTRLGVPEGPLVSAMLMGRGSVDVSSDVRDVFANVGLAHALAASGAQVSLLVGVMLSLTGRLAGIPRLGLCTGVLLIYLGLTGLEPSVLRAGVMGFAALVALTLERKIKPMGSVLLSATLLLLYNPLWIWDLGFQLSFLATIGLLVTVPVLNQWLDWMPTAIAPFVAVPVAAYLWTLPLQLHVFGVVSPYSIVLNILVAPLITVISLGSAMSALIGLIVPVAGSWAAWLLYLPTHLFIQLAEFTNQLPGNAIAIGSISGAQLIALYGLYGLVWQRPRWQRYWWAAGIVAMGLIGIPIGYAYTSTIQATVLATSDAPALVVQNKQDVLLLSGGDEADATYTILPFLKRQGINRIHWAIAPTLNPTSAAGWFRIVTGQSVQTYFENPDFGQLLESSTASDSASRATAQLKAASVIHQEILTQLRDRQGHYIPLMPTQIEPAGAMQIQLVQANPLVLHLHIAEQQWLVLQDLSADAAQKLIEAQQLPQADVLWWSGSEMSPSVLAQILPRVAIASQSIAPNTAAWLQQHQVQTYVTSEAGAVQWSPQTGFVAALNRDDAS